Proteins from one Cryptomeria japonica chromosome 4, Sugi_1.0, whole genome shotgun sequence genomic window:
- the LOC131058617 gene encoding anthocyanidin-3-O-glucoside rhamnosyltransferase: MDKPPHIVMFPWLAHGHISPYLELSTKLADNGIHISFVSTQHNIAKLKPLFSDQNSPPGKGKINLIDLPLPTVEGLVPGIENTTDLPTDQMGLLIKATDNMQEPFQTLIQKLSPDFIIYDVLQSWAARAAAMLGIPAIYFITYGAAYYAYDYSPSRGQTHEITPEDLARPPPDYPSSAISWRLPEARARLGLYNYKIGDITMRDRIMDCYKGCSAIAIKSCEELEAKYIQYLQKTTGKTVLPVGPLLGNSLQRPFFGKNVPDMDDSSICLRWLDRQEASSVVYVSFGSEYFLSREQIEELTLGLEASQQPFICVLRFPCNSDKDFHENQQSRLSALLPDGFGARIGNRGIVMGGWAPQREILAHPSTGSFVTHCGWSSILEGMSNGLPLIALPMQLDQALNARLIVKEFKVGVEVEKGKDDRGLSREEICKTVRNVMVDGGIGGQVRSKAREMADLFRSRIVNDGSQNRCIQQFIRFLSEVKPI, translated from the coding sequence ATGGATAAACCGCCTCATATTGTTATGTTTCCATGGCTAGCTCACGGCCATATTTCCCCCTACCTGGAACTCTCCACAAAGCTTGCAGACAATGGAATTCACATCTCTTTCGTTTCAACTCAACACAATATTGCCAAGCTCAAGCCATTATTTTCAGACCAAAACAGTCCTCCAGGCAAAGGGAAGATAAACCTCATAGATTTACCCTTACCAACTGTGGAAGGTCTAGTGCCTGGGATTGAGAACACCACAGACCTACCCACAGATCAGATGGGCCTCCTGATAAAAGCAACAGACAACATGCAAGAGCCATTTCAAACCCTAATCCAAAAGCTCTCCCCAGATTTTATAATCTATGATGTATTGCAATCATGGGCTGCCAGAGCAGCTGCTATGCTGGGCATACCTGCTATTTATTTCATCACTTATGGCGCTGCATATTATGCTTATGATTACAGTCCATCAAGAGGCCAAACACATGAAATCACACCTGAGGATTTGGCCAGGCCACCGCCAGATTACCCATCATCTGCAATTTCATGGCGTCTACCTGAAGCAAGAGCCAGATTGGGGCTCTATAACTATAAGATTGGAGACATAACAATGAGGGATCGCATCATGGATTGCTACAAGGGATGCTCTGCTATAGCCATTAAATCCTGTGAGGAGTTAGAGGCAAAATATATACAGTATTTGCAGAAAACCACAGGTAAAACAGTTCTACCAGTGGGTCCTCTGCTGGGTAATAGCCTTCAGCGCCCATTCTTTGGGAAAAATGTTCCAGATATGGATGATTCTTCTATTTGCTTGAGATGGTTGGATAGGCAAGAAGCTTCCTCTGTTGTTTATGTGTCATTTGGTAGTGAATATTTTCTCTCCAGAGAGCAGATTGAGGAGCTAACTCTGGGTTTAGAGGCCAGCCAGCAGCCATTCATTTGTGTTCTTCGCTTTCCTTGCAATTCTGATAAGGATTTTCATGAAAACCAACAGAGTCGCTTATCGGCCTTATTGCCCGATGGATTCGGGGCTCGGATTGGGAACAGGGGAATTGTTATGGGGGGCTGGGCTCCGCAGAGAGAGATTCTAGCCCATCCTTCCACTGGAAGCTTTGTGACCCACTGTGGGTGGAGCTCGATTCTGGAAGGAATGAGCAATGGATTGCCTCTGATTGCCCTGCCTATGCAATTGGATCAGGCCCTTAATGCTCGACTTATTGTTAAGGAATTCAAGGTTGGGGTTGAAGTTGAGAAAGGAAAGGATGACAGAGGCCTGAGCAGGGAGGAGATTTGTAAAACTGTGAGGAATGTAATGGTGGACGGAGGAATTGGTGGGCAAGTACGGTCTAAGGCTCGGGAAATGGCAGATTTGTTCAGGAGTAGAATAGTGAACGATGGATCTCAGAACAGATGCATACAACAATTCATCAGATTTTTATCTGAGGTAAAACCAATTTAG